Proteins found in one Zea mays cultivar B73 chromosome 1, Zm-B73-REFERENCE-NAM-5.0, whole genome shotgun sequence genomic segment:
- the LOC100501901 gene encoding uncharacterized protein LOC100501901 precursor produces the protein MAPWPRRPVLTLVLLLLLALLCSHVALCSSAEPGKPKPKPKVSGSRKALLADNDGDEVPAAKPGKSAAAGKTKKKLLAGDATSKNQTKVAKAKKPESAAAAKGAAKKPAGKAAAAAGGDAAIAKVSKAPKTPKADKAKVPKPDKAATAAAAGAKTKGADSAKPAKVSKTGAKAVKPPKTAKSEAATAVGKAKKPPPANSTVDAGAKTAKSGKKAPVVVDAEVKANATVVSKEKSAATETVEMEDEEEVVLAKEAGEGTDDLISEFRDLPSRLQETLMPDLARLSHHSKAYLSAANAGIADGVRPILGGRWAAVAASAASVAVLLLPLFMLTALVRRMGPYLPLLHRALLLAQAYLAIYFATLALAAAATGLEPLRFFHAASPAAYAWTQAAQSLGFMGYLVLQMVDLVAVFSDAASPEDEGNGDAAKALGLAQMVVGLAVGLHYYAAVFHRAAAGEAPRANWRVYAVYAACFAIVCACARAERRKKAYLAGTDGAAEEWKKS, from the coding sequence ATGGCGCCTTGGCCGCGGCGGCCCGTGCTGACGCTGGTGCTGCTCCTGCTGCTCGCGCTCCTGTGCTCCCATGTCGCGCTCTGCTCCTCCGCCGAACCGGGGAAACCCAAGCCCAAGCCCAAGGTCTCCGGCAGCCGCAAGGCGCTGCTTGCGGACAACGACGGCGACGAGGTGCCCGCCGCCAAGCCGGGCAAGTCGGCCGCGGCGGGGAAGACCAAAAAGAAGCTGCTCGCCGGCGACGCCACTTCCAAGAACCAGACCAAGGTTGCCAAGGCTAAGAAGCCAGAGTCAGCTGCCGCGGCGAAAGGGGCCGCCAAGAAGCCCGCTGGCAAAGCGGCTGCGGCTGCGGGTGGTGACGCCGCCATTGCCAAGGTCTCCAAGGCCCCCAAGACCCCCAAGGCGGACAAGGCCAAGGTGCCGAAGCCGGACAAGGCGGCGACTGCGGCGGCGGCTGGTGCCAAGACCAAGGGCGCCGATTCGGCCAAGCCTGCCAAGGTTTCCAAGACGGGCGCCAAGGCGGTGAAGCCGCCCAAGACGGCCAAATCTGAGGCTGCCACCGCGGTTGGGAAGGCAAAGAAACCGCCGCCGGCAAATTCGACCGTGGATGCCGGTGCCAAGACGGCCAAATCCGGCAAGAAGGCTCCGGTGGTCGTCGACGCCGAGGTGAAGGCGAATGCGACCGTCGTGAGCAAGGAGAAGTCAGCGGCGACGGAGACGGTGGAGatggaggatgaggaggaggtGGTGTTGGCCAAGGAGGCGGGGGAGGGCACGGACGATCTCATCTCCGAATTCCGGGACCTACCCAGTCGGCTGCAGGAGACGCTGATGCCGGACCTGGCGCGCCTCTCGCACCACTCCAAGGCGTACCTGTCCGCGGCGAACGCCGGGATCGCCGACGGCGTGCGCCCGATCCTGGGCGGCCGGTGGGCGGCGGTGGCCGCCTCCGCGGCGTCGGTGGcggtgctgctgctgccgctCTTCATGCTCACCGCGCTGGTGCGCCGGATGGGCCCGTACCTGCCGCTCCTCCACCGCGCGCTGCTGCTGGCGCAGGCGTACCTCGCCATCTACTTTGCCACGCTCGCGCTCGCCGCGGCCGCCACGGGGCTGGAGCCGCTGCGCTTCTTCCACGCGGCCTCCCCCGCCGCCTACGCCTGGACGCAGGCCGCGCAGTCCCTCGGCTTCATGGGCTACCTCGTGCTCCAGATGGTGGACCTCGTTGCTGTCTTCTCGGACGCCGCCTCCCCCGAGGACGAAGGCAACGGGGACGCTGCCAAGGCGCTCGGCCTTGCGCAGATGGTGGTGGGCCTCGCCGTCGGTCTGCACTACTACGCCGCCGTCTTCCACCGCGCGGCGGCGGGAGAGGCGCCCCGCGCCAACTGGCGCGTCTACGCCGTGTACGCCGCCTGCTTCGCCATCGTGTGCGCCTGCGCGCGTGCCGAGAGGAGGAAGAAGGCCTACCTCGCGGGCACCGACGGCGCCGCGGAGGAGTGGAAGAAGAGCTGA